One part of the Lytechinus pictus isolate F3 Inbred chromosome 3, Lp3.0, whole genome shotgun sequence genome encodes these proteins:
- the LOC129257677 gene encoding uncharacterized protein LOC129257677 isoform X10: protein MASTKADPVNTGPLKLEHDITPRDLHHINAIGLSKSLGDSHRFKGFPDSNFVQGRDPLRGSPKPIPTVTHRRPQHFVKGRPNVIAKNGVQYGSEEHGTMPNVPMSAKKKTPFWNEDRTSAEVRKKVRQMREAEWDQSQWKTFKKEQSKSDVETKKKDLQMLRDYKPFGRPGAGAPRGEREAYRTRAVSDDQLNDGPELLKFLQFGKPGNGAPIRTDSGKLKASIRANNDIRFREGAGMRKGVENNTRYTNPKEYGDKVNSELGNMALERRTVREMERQMEKEEERKTWEYNPFGKSGAGAPIKTESGNLKTGRARTLAKDPLELKQIEEKPHMKKLAPEEGNTVQYNPWGKGHGAPERDADGNTKKLTWGDPNTASENFVPVSTGVALETKPFGGGGHQIDEKGEKKTRFHQTLQNSSNPGGTLRGPLRQTEFMIEDGVKRDSSEPWGKPGGGAPVYLPDGSIYAANRGKAVMDLMGVDPPKREEVQAKHQYLESLKTEIDYQKTQKQREAREIMKPGGETVNWIRSKEIGYPSKDPTTGTALPIHHKATSDITRHVMDIRRPGLDAQDYRTDLIHQAEQRNRQKQLEREISRHEISKHHQYLGQNWGRPGNGAPYEPAMKRHALDPDTLHQNGSYHLRAPWGAYSV, encoded by the exons ATGGCGAGCACGAAAGCAGACCCAGTCAACACAGGTCCTCTAAAACTGGAACACGACA TAACACCCCGAGACCTTCATCACATCAACGCAATTGGCCTATCCAAATCACTCGGTGATTCACATAGATTCAAAGGCTTTCCAGATTCTAATTTTGTTCAGGGAAGAGATCCTCTCCGTGGTTCACCTAAACCCATCCCCACAGTTACACACAGAAGACCGCAACATTTTGTGAAAG GGAGACCTAACGTTATTGCAAAGAATGGAGTGCAGTATGGTTCTGAAGAACATGGCACAATGCCAAATGTTCCGATGTCAGCCAAAAAGAAAACCCCCTTCTGGAATGAAGATAGAAC GTCTGCTGaagtaagaaagaaagtgaGGCAGATGAGAGAGGCTGAATGGGATCAATCACAGTGGAAGACTTTTAAGAAAGAACAATCGAAATCAGATGTAGAGACAAAGAAGAAG GATCTTCAAATGCTAAGAGATTATAAACCGTTTGGAAGACCAGGAGCTGGAGCACCAAGAGGAGAACGAGAAGCCTATAGAACAAGGGCTGTATCTGATGACCAACTTAATGATGGACCAGAACTT TTGAAATTCCTTCAGTTTGGCAAACCTGGCAACGGGGCACCGATCCGGACCGACTCTGGCAAGTTGAAGGCTAGTATCCGAGCAAACAATGATATCAGATTCAGAGAAGGAGCAGGAATGAGAAAAGGGGTAGAGAATAATACAAGATATACCAATCCTAAGGAATATGGAGATAAAGTTAACTCAGAACTGG GAAACATGGCATTAGAAAGGAGAACAGTAAGAGAAATGGAGAGACAGatggagaaagaggaagagagaaaaacg tgGGAGTATAATCCTTTTGGAAAATCTGGTGCTGGAGCTCCTATCAAGACTGAATCGG GTAATCTAAAAACTGGAAGAGCCAGGACACTTGCCAAAGACCCACTGGAACTGAAACAGATTGAAGAAAAACCACACATGAAGAAACTTG CACCAGAAGAAGGCAAT aCTGTACAATACAATCCATGGGGGAAAGGTCACGGGGCCCCAGAGAGAGATGCCGACGGGAACACCAAGAAGCTTACGTGGGGTGATCCAAATACTGCTTCAGAAAACTTTGTACCTGTCAGCACG GGTGTTGCTTTAGAAACCAAACCATTCGGAGGTGGTGGTCATCAGATTGATgagaagggagagaagaaaaccCGTTTCCATCAGACGTTACAAAACTCTTCAAATCCTGGAG GAACTTTACGTGGCCCTCTTCGGCAGACAG AGTTCATGATTGAGGATGGTGTGAAGAGAGATTCCAGCGAGCCATGGGGTAAACCTGGCGGGGGCGCACCTGTCTACTTACCAGATGGTAGCATCTATGCTGCTAACAGGGGTAAAGCCGTCATGGACCTCATGGGTGTAGACCCGCCCAAACGAGAAGAGGTTCAAGCCAAGCACCAGTATCTAGAATCACTCA AAACTGAGATTGATTATCAGAAAACTCAGAAACAGCGTGAAGCAAGGGAAATCATGAAACCAGGAGGGGAGACTGTGAACTGGATCAGAAGCAAAGAAATTGGATACCCCAGTAAAGACCCAACAACAGGCACTGCTCTACCGATCCATCATAAGGCTACATCTGATATCACAAGACAT GTGATGGACATCAGAAGACCAGGACTGGATGCACAGGACTATAGAACAGACTTAATCCATCAAGCTGAGCAGAGGAATAGACAGAAGCAACTAGAGAGAGAGATTTCAAGACACGAGATTTCCAAG CATCATCAGTATTTGGGGCAGAACTGGGGTAGACCAGGGAATGGCGCCCCCTACGAACCAGCGATGAAGAGACATGCTCTTGATCCAGACACGTTACATCAG AATGGATCATATCATCTCAGAGCACCGTGGGGAGCTTACTCTGTATAG
- the LOC129257677 gene encoding uncharacterized protein LOC129257677 isoform X9, which yields MASTKADPVNTGPLKLEHDITPRDLHHINAIGLSKSLGDSHRFKGFPDSNFVQGRDPLRGSPKPIPTVTHRRPQHFVKGVPLDHKLQNNVESSEETMFQNGRPNVIAKNGVQYGSEEHGTMPNVPMSAKKKTPFWNEDRTSAEVRKKVRQMREAEWDQSQWKTFKKEQSKSDVETKKKDLQMLRDYKPFGRPGAGAPRGEREAYRTRAVSDDQLNDGPELLKFLQFGKPGNGAPIRTDSGKLKASIRANNDIRFREGAGMRKGVENNTRYTNPKEYGDKVNSELGNMALERRTVREMERQMEKEEERKTWEYNPFGKSGAGAPIKTESGNLKTGRARTLAKDPLELKQIEEKPHMKKLAPEEGNTVQYNPWGKGHGAPERDADGNTKKLTWGDPNTASENFVPVSTGVALETKPFGGGGHQIDEKGEKKTRFHQTLQNSSNPGGTLRGPLRQTEFMIEDGVKRDSSEPWGKPGGGAPVYLPDGSIYAANRGKAVMDLMGVDPPKREEVQAKHQYLESLKTEIDYQKTQKQREAREIMKPGGETVNWIRSKEIGYPSKDPTTGTALPIHHKATSDITRHVMDIRRPGLDAQDYRTDLIHQAEQRNRQKQLEREISRHEISKHHQYLGQNWGRPGNGAPYEPAMKRHALDPDTLHQNGSYHLRAPWGAYSV from the exons ATGGCGAGCACGAAAGCAGACCCAGTCAACACAGGTCCTCTAAAACTGGAACACGACA TAACACCCCGAGACCTTCATCACATCAACGCAATTGGCCTATCCAAATCACTCGGTGATTCACATAGATTCAAAGGCTTTCCAGATTCTAATTTTGTTCAGGGAAGAGATCCTCTCCGTGGTTCACCTAAACCCATCCCCACAGTTACACACAGAAGACCGCAACATTTTGTGAAAG GTGTTCCTTTAGATCACAAACTACAGAATAATGTAGAAAGCAGTGAAGAGACAATGTTTCAGAATG GGAGACCTAACGTTATTGCAAAGAATGGAGTGCAGTATGGTTCTGAAGAACATGGCACAATGCCAAATGTTCCGATGTCAGCCAAAAAGAAAACCCCCTTCTGGAATGAAGATAGAAC GTCTGCTGaagtaagaaagaaagtgaGGCAGATGAGAGAGGCTGAATGGGATCAATCACAGTGGAAGACTTTTAAGAAAGAACAATCGAAATCAGATGTAGAGACAAAGAAGAAG GATCTTCAAATGCTAAGAGATTATAAACCGTTTGGAAGACCAGGAGCTGGAGCACCAAGAGGAGAACGAGAAGCCTATAGAACAAGGGCTGTATCTGATGACCAACTTAATGATGGACCAGAACTT TTGAAATTCCTTCAGTTTGGCAAACCTGGCAACGGGGCACCGATCCGGACCGACTCTGGCAAGTTGAAGGCTAGTATCCGAGCAAACAATGATATCAGATTCAGAGAAGGAGCAGGAATGAGAAAAGGGGTAGAGAATAATACAAGATATACCAATCCTAAGGAATATGGAGATAAAGTTAACTCAGAACTGG GAAACATGGCATTAGAAAGGAGAACAGTAAGAGAAATGGAGAGACAGatggagaaagaggaagagagaaaaacg tgGGAGTATAATCCTTTTGGAAAATCTGGTGCTGGAGCTCCTATCAAGACTGAATCGG GTAATCTAAAAACTGGAAGAGCCAGGACACTTGCCAAAGACCCACTGGAACTGAAACAGATTGAAGAAAAACCACACATGAAGAAACTTG CACCAGAAGAAGGCAAT aCTGTACAATACAATCCATGGGGGAAAGGTCACGGGGCCCCAGAGAGAGATGCCGACGGGAACACCAAGAAGCTTACGTGGGGTGATCCAAATACTGCTTCAGAAAACTTTGTACCTGTCAGCACG GGTGTTGCTTTAGAAACCAAACCATTCGGAGGTGGTGGTCATCAGATTGATgagaagggagagaagaaaaccCGTTTCCATCAGACGTTACAAAACTCTTCAAATCCTGGAG GAACTTTACGTGGCCCTCTTCGGCAGACAG AGTTCATGATTGAGGATGGTGTGAAGAGAGATTCCAGCGAGCCATGGGGTAAACCTGGCGGGGGCGCACCTGTCTACTTACCAGATGGTAGCATCTATGCTGCTAACAGGGGTAAAGCCGTCATGGACCTCATGGGTGTAGACCCGCCCAAACGAGAAGAGGTTCAAGCCAAGCACCAGTATCTAGAATCACTCA AAACTGAGATTGATTATCAGAAAACTCAGAAACAGCGTGAAGCAAGGGAAATCATGAAACCAGGAGGGGAGACTGTGAACTGGATCAGAAGCAAAGAAATTGGATACCCCAGTAAAGACCCAACAACAGGCACTGCTCTACCGATCCATCATAAGGCTACATCTGATATCACAAGACAT GTGATGGACATCAGAAGACCAGGACTGGATGCACAGGACTATAGAACAGACTTAATCCATCAAGCTGAGCAGAGGAATAGACAGAAGCAACTAGAGAGAGAGATTTCAAGACACGAGATTTCCAAG CATCATCAGTATTTGGGGCAGAACTGGGGTAGACCAGGGAATGGCGCCCCCTACGAACCAGCGATGAAGAGACATGCTCTTGATCCAGACACGTTACATCAG AATGGATCATATCATCTCAGAGCACCGTGGGGAGCTTACTCTGTATAG
- the LOC129257677 gene encoding uncharacterized protein LOC129257677 isoform X3, with translation MASTKADPVNTGPLKLEHDITPRDLHHINAIGLSKSLGDSHRFKGFPDSNFVQGRDPLRGSPKPIPTVTHRRPQHFVKGVPLDHKLQNNVESSEETMFQNGRPNVIAKNGVQYGSEEHGTMPNVPMSAKKKTPFWNEDRTSAEVRKKVRQMREAEWDQSQWKTFKKEQSKSDVETKKKDLQMLRDYKPFGRPGAGAPRGEREAYRTRAVSDDQLNDGPELLKFLQFGKPGNGAPIRTDSGKLKASIRANNDIRFREGAGMRKGVENNTRYTNPKEYGDKVNSELVSIKNSQGNMALERRTVREMERQMEKEEERKTWEYNPFGKSGAGAPIKTESGNLKTGRARTLAKDPLELKQIEEKPHMKKLAPEEGNTVQYNPWGKGHGAPERDADGNTKKLTWGDPNTASENFVPVSTGVALETKPFGGGGHQIDEKGEKKTRFHQTLQNSSNPGEFMIEDGVKRDSSEPWGKPGGGAPVYLPDGSIYAANRGKAVMDLMGVDPPKREEVQAKHQYLESLKTEIDYQKTQKQREAREIMKPGGETVNWIRSKEIGYPSKDPTTGTALPIHHKATSDITRHVMDIRRPGLDAQDYRTDLIHQAEQRNRQKQLEREISRHEISKHHQYLGQNWGRPGNGAPYEPAMKRHALDPDTLHQMKRVPEPAKTWARTKALEGRFRDPANQPGVPRQNPLVDSTAVVNGSYHLRAPWGAYSV, from the exons ATGGCGAGCACGAAAGCAGACCCAGTCAACACAGGTCCTCTAAAACTGGAACACGACA TAACACCCCGAGACCTTCATCACATCAACGCAATTGGCCTATCCAAATCACTCGGTGATTCACATAGATTCAAAGGCTTTCCAGATTCTAATTTTGTTCAGGGAAGAGATCCTCTCCGTGGTTCACCTAAACCCATCCCCACAGTTACACACAGAAGACCGCAACATTTTGTGAAAG GTGTTCCTTTAGATCACAAACTACAGAATAATGTAGAAAGCAGTGAAGAGACAATGTTTCAGAATG GGAGACCTAACGTTATTGCAAAGAATGGAGTGCAGTATGGTTCTGAAGAACATGGCACAATGCCAAATGTTCCGATGTCAGCCAAAAAGAAAACCCCCTTCTGGAATGAAGATAGAAC GTCTGCTGaagtaagaaagaaagtgaGGCAGATGAGAGAGGCTGAATGGGATCAATCACAGTGGAAGACTTTTAAGAAAGAACAATCGAAATCAGATGTAGAGACAAAGAAGAAG GATCTTCAAATGCTAAGAGATTATAAACCGTTTGGAAGACCAGGAGCTGGAGCACCAAGAGGAGAACGAGAAGCCTATAGAACAAGGGCTGTATCTGATGACCAACTTAATGATGGACCAGAACTT TTGAAATTCCTTCAGTTTGGCAAACCTGGCAACGGGGCACCGATCCGGACCGACTCTGGCAAGTTGAAGGCTAGTATCCGAGCAAACAATGATATCAGATTCAGAGAAGGAGCAGGAATGAGAAAAGGGGTAGAGAATAATACAAGATATACCAATCCTAAGGAATATGGAGATAAAGTTAACTCAGAACTGG TTTCCATAAAGAACTCTCAAG GAAACATGGCATTAGAAAGGAGAACAGTAAGAGAAATGGAGAGACAGatggagaaagaggaagagagaaaaacg tgGGAGTATAATCCTTTTGGAAAATCTGGTGCTGGAGCTCCTATCAAGACTGAATCGG GTAATCTAAAAACTGGAAGAGCCAGGACACTTGCCAAAGACCCACTGGAACTGAAACAGATTGAAGAAAAACCACACATGAAGAAACTTG CACCAGAAGAAGGCAAT aCTGTACAATACAATCCATGGGGGAAAGGTCACGGGGCCCCAGAGAGAGATGCCGACGGGAACACCAAGAAGCTTACGTGGGGTGATCCAAATACTGCTTCAGAAAACTTTGTACCTGTCAGCACG GGTGTTGCTTTAGAAACCAAACCATTCGGAGGTGGTGGTCATCAGATTGATgagaagggagagaagaaaaccCGTTTCCATCAGACGTTACAAAACTCTTCAAATCCTGGAG AGTTCATGATTGAGGATGGTGTGAAGAGAGATTCCAGCGAGCCATGGGGTAAACCTGGCGGGGGCGCACCTGTCTACTTACCAGATGGTAGCATCTATGCTGCTAACAGGGGTAAAGCCGTCATGGACCTCATGGGTGTAGACCCGCCCAAACGAGAAGAGGTTCAAGCCAAGCACCAGTATCTAGAATCACTCA AAACTGAGATTGATTATCAGAAAACTCAGAAACAGCGTGAAGCAAGGGAAATCATGAAACCAGGAGGGGAGACTGTGAACTGGATCAGAAGCAAAGAAATTGGATACCCCAGTAAAGACCCAACAACAGGCACTGCTCTACCGATCCATCATAAGGCTACATCTGATATCACAAGACAT GTGATGGACATCAGAAGACCAGGACTGGATGCACAGGACTATAGAACAGACTTAATCCATCAAGCTGAGCAGAGGAATAGACAGAAGCAACTAGAGAGAGAGATTTCAAGACACGAGATTTCCAAG CATCATCAGTATTTGGGGCAGAACTGGGGTAGACCAGGGAATGGCGCCCCCTACGAACCAGCGATGAAGAGACATGCTCTTGATCCAGACACGTTACATCAG ATGAAAAGGGTTCCTGAGCCAGCCAAGACGTGGGCCCGTACCAAGGCTCTAGAGGGCAGGTTTCGAGATCCGGCCAACCAGCCTGGAGTGCCTCGCCAGAATCCTCTGGTAGATTCTACTGCAGTTGTG AATGGATCATATCATCTCAGAGCACCGTGGGGAGCTTACTCTGTATAG
- the LOC129257677 gene encoding uncharacterized protein LOC129257677 isoform X11: MASTKADPVNTGPLKLEHDITPRDLHHINAIGLSKSLGDSHRFKGFPDSNFVQGRDPLRGSPKPIPTVTHRRPQHFVKGRPNVIAKNGVQYGSEEHGTMPNVPMSAKKKTPFWNEDRTSAEVRKKVRQMREAEWDQSQWKTFKKEQSKSDVETKKKDLQMLRDYKPFGRPGAGAPRGEREAYRTRAVSDDQLNDGPELLKFLQFGKPGNGAPIRTDSGKLKASIRANNDIRFREGAGMRKGVENNTRYTNPKEYGDKVNSELGNMALERRTVREMERQMEKEEERKTWEYNPFGKSGAGAPIKTESGNLKTGRARTLAKDPLELKQIEEKPHMKKLAPEEGNTVQYNPWGKGHGAPERDADGNTKKLTWGDPNTASENFVPVSTGVALETKPFGGGGHQIDEKGEKKTRFHQTLQNSSNPGEFMIEDGVKRDSSEPWGKPGGGAPVYLPDGSIYAANRGKAVMDLMGVDPPKREEVQAKHQYLESLKTEIDYQKTQKQREAREIMKPGGETVNWIRSKEIGYPSKDPTTGTALPIHHKATSDITRHVMDIRRPGLDAQDYRTDLIHQAEQRNRQKQLEREISRHEISKHHQYLGQNWGRPGNGAPYEPAMKRHALDPDTLHQNGSYHLRAPWGAYSV; this comes from the exons ATGGCGAGCACGAAAGCAGACCCAGTCAACACAGGTCCTCTAAAACTGGAACACGACA TAACACCCCGAGACCTTCATCACATCAACGCAATTGGCCTATCCAAATCACTCGGTGATTCACATAGATTCAAAGGCTTTCCAGATTCTAATTTTGTTCAGGGAAGAGATCCTCTCCGTGGTTCACCTAAACCCATCCCCACAGTTACACACAGAAGACCGCAACATTTTGTGAAAG GGAGACCTAACGTTATTGCAAAGAATGGAGTGCAGTATGGTTCTGAAGAACATGGCACAATGCCAAATGTTCCGATGTCAGCCAAAAAGAAAACCCCCTTCTGGAATGAAGATAGAAC GTCTGCTGaagtaagaaagaaagtgaGGCAGATGAGAGAGGCTGAATGGGATCAATCACAGTGGAAGACTTTTAAGAAAGAACAATCGAAATCAGATGTAGAGACAAAGAAGAAG GATCTTCAAATGCTAAGAGATTATAAACCGTTTGGAAGACCAGGAGCTGGAGCACCAAGAGGAGAACGAGAAGCCTATAGAACAAGGGCTGTATCTGATGACCAACTTAATGATGGACCAGAACTT TTGAAATTCCTTCAGTTTGGCAAACCTGGCAACGGGGCACCGATCCGGACCGACTCTGGCAAGTTGAAGGCTAGTATCCGAGCAAACAATGATATCAGATTCAGAGAAGGAGCAGGAATGAGAAAAGGGGTAGAGAATAATACAAGATATACCAATCCTAAGGAATATGGAGATAAAGTTAACTCAGAACTGG GAAACATGGCATTAGAAAGGAGAACAGTAAGAGAAATGGAGAGACAGatggagaaagaggaagagagaaaaacg tgGGAGTATAATCCTTTTGGAAAATCTGGTGCTGGAGCTCCTATCAAGACTGAATCGG GTAATCTAAAAACTGGAAGAGCCAGGACACTTGCCAAAGACCCACTGGAACTGAAACAGATTGAAGAAAAACCACACATGAAGAAACTTG CACCAGAAGAAGGCAAT aCTGTACAATACAATCCATGGGGGAAAGGTCACGGGGCCCCAGAGAGAGATGCCGACGGGAACACCAAGAAGCTTACGTGGGGTGATCCAAATACTGCTTCAGAAAACTTTGTACCTGTCAGCACG GGTGTTGCTTTAGAAACCAAACCATTCGGAGGTGGTGGTCATCAGATTGATgagaagggagagaagaaaaccCGTTTCCATCAGACGTTACAAAACTCTTCAAATCCTGGAG AGTTCATGATTGAGGATGGTGTGAAGAGAGATTCCAGCGAGCCATGGGGTAAACCTGGCGGGGGCGCACCTGTCTACTTACCAGATGGTAGCATCTATGCTGCTAACAGGGGTAAAGCCGTCATGGACCTCATGGGTGTAGACCCGCCCAAACGAGAAGAGGTTCAAGCCAAGCACCAGTATCTAGAATCACTCA AAACTGAGATTGATTATCAGAAAACTCAGAAACAGCGTGAAGCAAGGGAAATCATGAAACCAGGAGGGGAGACTGTGAACTGGATCAGAAGCAAAGAAATTGGATACCCCAGTAAAGACCCAACAACAGGCACTGCTCTACCGATCCATCATAAGGCTACATCTGATATCACAAGACAT GTGATGGACATCAGAAGACCAGGACTGGATGCACAGGACTATAGAACAGACTTAATCCATCAAGCTGAGCAGAGGAATAGACAGAAGCAACTAGAGAGAGAGATTTCAAGACACGAGATTTCCAAG CATCATCAGTATTTGGGGCAGAACTGGGGTAGACCAGGGAATGGCGCCCCCTACGAACCAGCGATGAAGAGACATGCTCTTGATCCAGACACGTTACATCAG AATGGATCATATCATCTCAGAGCACCGTGGGGAGCTTACTCTGTATAG
- the LOC129257677 gene encoding uncharacterized protein LOC129257677 isoform X7, giving the protein MASTKADPVNTGPLKLEHDITPRDLHHINAIGLSKSLGDSHRFKGFPDSNFVQGRDPLRGSPKPIPTVTHRRPQHFVKGRPNVIAKNGVQYGSEEHGTMPNVPMSAKKKTPFWNEDRTSAEVRKKVRQMREAEWDQSQWKTFKKEQSKSDVETKKKDLQMLRDYKPFGRPGAGAPRGEREAYRTRAVSDDQLNDGPELLKFLQFGKPGNGAPIRTDSGKLKASIRANNDIRFREGAGMRKGVENNTRYTNPKEYGDKVNSELGNMALERRTVREMERQMEKEEERKTWEYNPFGKSGAGAPIKTESGNLKTGRARTLAKDPLELKQIEEKPHMKKLAPEEGNTVQYNPWGKGHGAPERDADGNTKKLTWGDPNTASENFVPVSTGVALETKPFGGGGHQIDEKGEKKTRFHQTLQNSSNPGEFMIEDGVKRDSSEPWGKPGGGAPVYLPDGSIYAANRGKAVMDLMGVDPPKREEVQAKHQYLESLKTEIDYQKTQKQREAREIMKPGGETVNWIRSKEIGYPSKDPTTGTALPIHHKATSDITRHVMDIRRPGLDAQDYRTDLIHQAEQRNRQKQLEREISRHEISKHHQYLGQNWGRPGNGAPYEPAMKRHALDPDTLHQMKRVPEPAKTWARTKALEGRFRDPANQPGVPRQNPLVDSTAVVNGSYHLRAPWGAYSV; this is encoded by the exons ATGGCGAGCACGAAAGCAGACCCAGTCAACACAGGTCCTCTAAAACTGGAACACGACA TAACACCCCGAGACCTTCATCACATCAACGCAATTGGCCTATCCAAATCACTCGGTGATTCACATAGATTCAAAGGCTTTCCAGATTCTAATTTTGTTCAGGGAAGAGATCCTCTCCGTGGTTCACCTAAACCCATCCCCACAGTTACACACAGAAGACCGCAACATTTTGTGAAAG GGAGACCTAACGTTATTGCAAAGAATGGAGTGCAGTATGGTTCTGAAGAACATGGCACAATGCCAAATGTTCCGATGTCAGCCAAAAAGAAAACCCCCTTCTGGAATGAAGATAGAAC GTCTGCTGaagtaagaaagaaagtgaGGCAGATGAGAGAGGCTGAATGGGATCAATCACAGTGGAAGACTTTTAAGAAAGAACAATCGAAATCAGATGTAGAGACAAAGAAGAAG GATCTTCAAATGCTAAGAGATTATAAACCGTTTGGAAGACCAGGAGCTGGAGCACCAAGAGGAGAACGAGAAGCCTATAGAACAAGGGCTGTATCTGATGACCAACTTAATGATGGACCAGAACTT TTGAAATTCCTTCAGTTTGGCAAACCTGGCAACGGGGCACCGATCCGGACCGACTCTGGCAAGTTGAAGGCTAGTATCCGAGCAAACAATGATATCAGATTCAGAGAAGGAGCAGGAATGAGAAAAGGGGTAGAGAATAATACAAGATATACCAATCCTAAGGAATATGGAGATAAAGTTAACTCAGAACTGG GAAACATGGCATTAGAAAGGAGAACAGTAAGAGAAATGGAGAGACAGatggagaaagaggaagagagaaaaacg tgGGAGTATAATCCTTTTGGAAAATCTGGTGCTGGAGCTCCTATCAAGACTGAATCGG GTAATCTAAAAACTGGAAGAGCCAGGACACTTGCCAAAGACCCACTGGAACTGAAACAGATTGAAGAAAAACCACACATGAAGAAACTTG CACCAGAAGAAGGCAAT aCTGTACAATACAATCCATGGGGGAAAGGTCACGGGGCCCCAGAGAGAGATGCCGACGGGAACACCAAGAAGCTTACGTGGGGTGATCCAAATACTGCTTCAGAAAACTTTGTACCTGTCAGCACG GGTGTTGCTTTAGAAACCAAACCATTCGGAGGTGGTGGTCATCAGATTGATgagaagggagagaagaaaaccCGTTTCCATCAGACGTTACAAAACTCTTCAAATCCTGGAG AGTTCATGATTGAGGATGGTGTGAAGAGAGATTCCAGCGAGCCATGGGGTAAACCTGGCGGGGGCGCACCTGTCTACTTACCAGATGGTAGCATCTATGCTGCTAACAGGGGTAAAGCCGTCATGGACCTCATGGGTGTAGACCCGCCCAAACGAGAAGAGGTTCAAGCCAAGCACCAGTATCTAGAATCACTCA AAACTGAGATTGATTATCAGAAAACTCAGAAACAGCGTGAAGCAAGGGAAATCATGAAACCAGGAGGGGAGACTGTGAACTGGATCAGAAGCAAAGAAATTGGATACCCCAGTAAAGACCCAACAACAGGCACTGCTCTACCGATCCATCATAAGGCTACATCTGATATCACAAGACAT GTGATGGACATCAGAAGACCAGGACTGGATGCACAGGACTATAGAACAGACTTAATCCATCAAGCTGAGCAGAGGAATAGACAGAAGCAACTAGAGAGAGAGATTTCAAGACACGAGATTTCCAAG CATCATCAGTATTTGGGGCAGAACTGGGGTAGACCAGGGAATGGCGCCCCCTACGAACCAGCGATGAAGAGACATGCTCTTGATCCAGACACGTTACATCAG ATGAAAAGGGTTCCTGAGCCAGCCAAGACGTGGGCCCGTACCAAGGCTCTAGAGGGCAGGTTTCGAGATCCGGCCAACCAGCCTGGAGTGCCTCGCCAGAATCCTCTGGTAGATTCTACTGCAGTTGTG AATGGATCATATCATCTCAGAGCACCGTGGGGAGCTTACTCTGTATAG